From Cryobacterium sp. GrIS_2_6:
CATCGAAACCGAACTCGCGTCGATCGACGCGGCCATCGCCGTGGCCACGGACTTCGACGCCCTCCTGCACCGCCAGGCCGAACTGTTCGAGGACATGGACCGGCTCGGCGGCTGGGATTACCCGCGCCGGATCGACACGGCACTCAGCACCCTCGGTTTCAACGAGGCCCACCGCGTCTGCGCGATCGACGAGCTCTCCGGCGGCTGGCGCAACCGGGCGGCGCTTGCCAAGATCCTGCTCGAGGACCCCGACGTCCTGCTCCTCGACGAGCCCACCAACTACCTCGACGTCGCCGGCGTCGAATGGCTCGAGGCCTGGTTCCGGGACTTCCACGGTGCGGCGATCATCGTCTCGCACGACCGGAAATTCCTCGACGCCGTCGTCACCCGGATCATCGAGGTCGAGAATTTCCACCTGCACGAGTACCCCGGCAACTTCGGCGAATACGTCATCCAGAAGCAGTTCCGGCTCAAGACGCTCGAGCAGCAGTTCGTGCACGAGTCCGAGCTCCTCGCGTTCGAGTCCGAGGGGATCTCCGACCGCAGGGAGGCGGCGAAGGCGGCGAGCCGCACCCTCGACGGCCAGCTGGCGCAGATCAAGAAGGCGAGGGCGCCGCGCCCGGTCGACCAGATCATCACGGAGATCTATCGCGGCCTGCACGTGAAGGACGTGCTCTGCCGGGTCGAGGGCCTCAGCAAGTCCTATGGTGACAAGGCCCTGTTCTCCGACCTGAGCTTCGAGGTCCGGCGCGGGAACAGGATCGTTGTGCTCGGCGCCAACGGCAGTGGCAAGACGACCCTGCTGCGGGTTCTCGACGGCGAGGAGAAGGCCGACTCCGGGTCCGTGACCTGGGCGGGCGGCATCGCGCCGGTCTCATACAACCAGGTCCTCGCCGAGCTCGACGAGAAGGACACCGTCACGCACGCGGTGAACGCCATGCCCGGCAGCCTCGCGTTCACCGCGACCCGCAAGTCGGTGAACCGTTTCCTCGCGATGTTCCAGTTCTCAGAGGCCGACCTCAAGCAGACGATCGGCAACCTGTCCGGCGGGCAGAAGGCGCGCGTCGCCATGGCGCAGTGCCTGCTCTCCGGGGCTTCGGTGCTTCTGCTCGACGAACCGACCAACCACCTCGACCTGTCGAGCACCCAGGTGATGGAGCGGGCCCTCGTGCACTTCCCCGGCGCTGTCGTCGTGGTCAGCCATGACCGGTTCTTCACCGACAAGATCGCCAACCGGTTCCTGGTCTTCGGCAGCGAGGCCGCGGAGCCGGGCGAGATCGAGGTCAGGGTCGCCTGACCCCGCCGGAAACGACCCGCTTACATCAGGCCGAGCGCCCCGAGGGCGAAGCGAATGGCCGGGGCGATATGGGTCGAATACGCGGCAGTCATGTGCACGGTGTCGTACTTGGTCGGAATCGTGCCCGCGAACGCCGGGCAGGCGCCGTTGTAACAGCTGAACGGCAGCGAGGACACGAAGAAGCTGCCGGTTCCGTTCAACGCGCTGGTCGCCGCCGCGAAGTCCTGCCAGGCCTGGTCGATGCCCGTGTTGCAGTTCTGCGGGCTCGACACCGGCGAATAGCACTGGCCGAGGCTGGCCCCGAGGGGCGGCGGCGCGAGGTACACGATCCGGCCGGCGGCGTTGTACACGGCCGCCTCCGCGGCCGTCGACGCGACGAGGGTCTCCGCGGAGAGGGCGGTCCGGTCGGGCGTCTTGCCGAGGGCGTACGCGTTCGAGATCACGACGAGCCGCGGGTTGTCGGCCACGATGCGCTGGGCGACGTCCTGTTTGCGCTGGGGGCAGGCATCCATCACGCCGGCGCCGTCGTTCTGCACGGGCACGGCCGTGAACCGGCAGCCGTACAGGCCGATCGTGGTGATCTTCCACTGCCCGTTGCTGCCCTCCGCGATCGCCTTGAAGGCGGGGGCATAGGCAAGGGCCGTGGAGTCGCCAACGAGGTACATTCGATTCGGGGCGTCCGAGCTGCCCCAGGTGCAGCCGTCGAAGCTCGGCGTGCTTCCGACATCGAAGCAGCCCCTGGCCGGGTTGTTCTTCGACGTCGTCGTGATCGCGTCGTCGAGGGTGGGGGAGAGGTCGCCCGGCCACGCGGTCGACGAGGCAGCCGCGCCGAGATCGGCCTGCAGCTGGGCTGTCGGGTCCTCCACCGGGCCGGGCGCCGCGATGGGTGCTGCCGGGGAACTCGTGCCGTGCAGGGTGACCTGGGCGCTGACACCGATCACGGTCGCGATCACGAACAGGCTCAGCCCGGCAAGAATGAATTGGGAGCCG
This genomic window contains:
- a CDS encoding ABC-F family ATP-binding cassette domain-containing protein; this translates as MSLIRLNDVSVRFEKTQILRDAFFRLEPGDRVGLIGKNGSGKTTILKLILDQVAPDTGTVTLESGVSIGYFSQFSELDGSSTITEVLHGLFAPIKAIETELASIDAAIAVATDFDALLHRQAELFEDMDRLGGWDYPRRIDTALSTLGFNEAHRVCAIDELSGGWRNRAALAKILLEDPDVLLLDEPTNYLDVAGVEWLEAWFRDFHGAAIIVSHDRKFLDAVVTRIIEVENFHLHEYPGNFGEYVIQKQFRLKTLEQQFVHESELLAFESEGISDRREAAKAASRTLDGQLAQIKKARAPRPVDQIITEIYRGLHVKDVLCRVEGLSKSYGDKALFSDLSFEVRRGNRIVVLGANGSGKTTLLRVLDGEEKADSGSVTWAGGIAPVSYNQVLAELDEKDTVTHAVNAMPGSLAFTATRKSVNRFLAMFQFSEADLKQTIGNLSGGQKARVAMAQCLLSGASVLLLDEPTNHLDLSSTQVMERALVHFPGAVVVVSHDRFFTDKIANRFLVFGSEAAEPGEIEVRVA